Proteins from one Flavobacterium sp. N2038 genomic window:
- the ilvA gene encoding threonine ammonia-lyase IlvA, whose translation MSLFNEILNAKKQLEDVVAATPLTQNLNLSEEFKSTILLKREDLQIVRSYKIRGAFNKISSLTDAEKQIGVVCASAGNHAQGVAYSCNLLKIKGKIYMPKTTPKQKVKQVQLFGKTFVEIVLTGDTFDDAYASATADAIKNHKIFIHPFDDEKVIAGQGTVGLEILESFKEPIDYVFVPIGGGGLASGLSEVFRHLSPNTKIIGVEPKGAPSMKTSIEENKNTALKTIDKFVDGAAVKQVGDMTFEICRYNLEDIVLVPEGKVCTTILRLYNEEAMVVEPAGALTIAALDFYKDKIKGKNVVCIVSGSNNDIERTAEIKERSLLYEGLMHYFMIQFPQRPGALKEFVNNILGPDDDITYFQFAKKNSREVGSVVVGLELKNKKDIMPIKLKMTQNGFEFQYLNDNQDLFTQLIG comes from the coding sequence ATGAGTTTATTCAACGAAATCCTTAATGCAAAAAAGCAGCTCGAAGATGTAGTTGCGGCGACGCCCCTTACACAAAATTTAAATCTTTCAGAAGAATTCAAATCAACTATTTTATTAAAAAGAGAAGATTTACAAATTGTAAGATCATACAAAATCAGAGGAGCTTTCAACAAGATTTCTTCGTTAACTGATGCTGAAAAACAAATCGGTGTAGTATGTGCCAGTGCAGGAAATCATGCGCAGGGAGTGGCTTATTCCTGTAATCTTTTGAAGATTAAAGGTAAAATCTATATGCCTAAAACAACTCCAAAACAAAAAGTAAAACAAGTACAGTTATTTGGAAAAACGTTTGTTGAAATTGTCCTTACCGGAGATACTTTTGATGACGCTTATGCATCAGCGACGGCTGACGCTATCAAAAATCATAAAATATTTATTCATCCTTTTGATGATGAAAAAGTAATTGCCGGCCAGGGAACTGTAGGTCTGGAAATTCTGGAAAGCTTTAAAGAACCAATCGATTACGTTTTTGTACCAATTGGCGGTGGAGGACTTGCTTCCGGTTTATCAGAAGTATTCAGGCATTTAAGTCCGAATACGAAAATTATTGGTGTTGAGCCAAAAGGTGCACCATCTATGAAAACATCAATCGAAGAAAATAAAAATACAGCTCTAAAAACAATAGACAAATTTGTAGATGGCGCCGCAGTAAAACAAGTTGGTGATATGACTTTTGAAATCTGCCGATACAATCTTGAAGATATTGTTTTAGTTCCGGAAGGAAAAGTATGTACGACTATCTTACGTCTGTACAATGAAGAAGCAATGGTGGTAGAACCTGCAGGAGCTTTAACAATTGCGGCATTAGACTTTTATAAAGATAAAATTAAAGGCAAAAATGTAGTTTGTATAGTAAGCGGAAGTAATAATGATATTGAAAGAACTGCCGAAATAAAAGAGCGTTCTCTACTTTATGAAGGTTTAATGCACTATTTCATGATTCAGTTTCCACAACGTCCGGGAGCTTTAAAAGAATTTGTAAATAACATTTTAGGTCCCGATGATGATATCACTTATTTCCAGTTTGCAAAGAAAAACAGTCGTGAAGTAGGTTCTGTTGTTGTAGGTCTGGAATTGAAAAACAAAAAAGACATTATGCCAATTAAATTAAAAATGACTCAAAATGGTTTTGAATTTCAATATTTAAATGACAATCAGGATCTTTTTACCCAGTTAATAGGTTAA
- a CDS encoding group III truncated hemoglobin produces METLKDISTLEDIKQMVDSFYANVRKDDLLGPIFNDKLQDRWAEHLQKMYGFWQTILFDVRAYSGTPFPPHKQLPVDKTHFDRWIEIFNTTIDTQFSGPITDEAKMRATNMAFMFNHKIEYFRNANHH; encoded by the coding sequence ATGGAAACGCTTAAAGATATTTCAACCTTAGAAGACATTAAACAAATGGTAGACAGCTTTTATGCCAATGTGAGAAAAGATGATCTTCTTGGTCCAATCTTTAATGATAAATTACAAGATCGCTGGGCTGAGCATTTACAAAAAATGTATGGTTTCTGGCAGACTATTTTATTTGATGTTCGCGCTTATTCAGGAACTCCATTTCCGCCGCATAAACAATTACCTGTAGATAAAACTCATTTTGATCGCTGGATTGAAATTTTTAATACTACAATTGATACTCAATTTTCAGGACCGATTACAGACGAAGCAAAAATGCGTGCCACAAATATGGCATTTATGTTCAATCATAAAATTGAATATTTTAGAAACGCAAACCATCATTAA
- a CDS encoding aromatic amino acid hydroxylase, with amino-acid sequence MNASIETNPLLERLPKHLKQFIKPQDYSDYTPINQAVWRYVMRKNVDYLSKVAHSSYLDGLRKTGIEIDSIPSMYGMNRILTEIGWAAVAVDGFIPPNAFMEFQAYNVLVIASDIRQLEHIEYTPAPDIIHEGAGHAPIIANPEYAEYLRRFGEIGCKAISSHKDYQMYEAIRLLSILKEAEDTPQEKIDEAEKAVADLQNNMGELSEMAQIRNLHWWTVEYGLIGTVENPKIYGAGLLSSIGESAWCMTDNVKKIPYDISAANQNFDITQLQPQLYVTPNFSYLSLILEEFANKMALRTGGLSGIQKLIQSNALGTIELSTGLQVSGVFTNVIEDEGRPIYIQTTGQTALSYREKELVGHGTLTHPHGFGSPIGKLKGFNLAIEDMSPKDLQAYSIVENETVKLEFEGNIKVEGEIITGSRNLHGEIILISFKNCTVTHGETILFQPEWGNYDMAIGKKVVSAFSGPADVNSFDLINIVPTTKTIKAKHTHERDELEELYSTVRNIRNNKDSETDLKSVFEKVKHNHPNDWLLTVEIAELLKDSDEKQLLQEVLVYLDQLKERRPEVAHLISGGLDLIFDSSLPQSR; translated from the coding sequence ATGAATGCAAGTATTGAAACAAACCCATTATTAGAGCGATTGCCTAAACATTTAAAGCAATTTATTAAACCTCAGGATTATAGCGATTATACGCCAATAAATCAGGCGGTTTGGCGCTATGTAATGCGTAAAAATGTAGATTATCTTTCAAAAGTTGCTCATAGTTCCTATTTAGACGGTTTACGCAAAACCGGAATTGAAATTGATTCTATTCCCAGCATGTACGGAATGAACCGAATTCTAACCGAAATTGGCTGGGCTGCAGTTGCTGTTGATGGTTTTATTCCGCCAAATGCTTTTATGGAATTTCAGGCCTATAATGTTTTGGTTATTGCCTCAGATATCAGACAATTAGAACATATTGAATACACCCCTGCACCAGATATTATTCACGAGGGTGCCGGCCACGCCCCTATTATTGCCAATCCTGAATATGCTGAATATTTAAGACGTTTTGGCGAAATAGGATGTAAAGCGATTTCTTCTCATAAAGATTATCAAATGTATGAAGCAATTCGTTTGCTTTCAATTTTAAAAGAAGCCGAAGATACACCTCAGGAAAAAATCGACGAAGCCGAAAAAGCAGTTGCCGATTTACAAAACAATATGGGCGAATTATCTGAAATGGCTCAAATTCGTAATTTACATTGGTGGACTGTTGAATACGGATTGATTGGAACAGTTGAAAACCCAAAAATATATGGTGCCGGTTTACTTTCTTCGATTGGAGAAAGTGCCTGGTGCATGACCGATAATGTTAAAAAGATCCCTTACGACATTTCTGCTGCAAATCAGAATTTTGATATTACACAGTTACAACCTCAACTTTATGTAACACCAAACTTCTCTTACTTAAGCTTGATTTTGGAAGAATTTGCCAATAAAATGGCACTGAGAACCGGTGGTTTGTCCGGAATTCAGAAATTGATTCAATCCAATGCTTTAGGAACAATTGAGTTGAGCACCGGTTTACAAGTTTCTGGCGTTTTTACTAATGTTATTGAAGACGAAGGAAGACCAATTTACATCCAGACAACTGGACAAACAGCTCTGTCCTATCGTGAAAAAGAATTAGTTGGTCACGGAACATTGACACATCCACATGGATTTGGAAGTCCGATTGGAAAATTAAAAGGGTTCAATTTGGCGATTGAAGATATGAGTCCGAAAGATTTACAGGCTTACAGTATTGTTGAAAACGAAACCGTAAAACTAGAATTTGAAGGTAATATTAAAGTTGAAGGTGAAATCATTACAGGATCACGAAACCTGCACGGAGAAATTATCTTAATTAGTTTTAAAAATTGCACCGTAACACATGGCGAAACCATTTTATTTCAGCCGGAATGGGGCAATTATGATATGGCAATTGGTAAAAAAGTGGTTTCTGCTTTTTCCGGTCCAGCTGATGTGAATAGTTTTGACTTAATTAATATTGTTCCGACGACTAAAACTATAAAAGCAAAACATACCCACGAACGTGATGAATTGGAGGAATTATATTCGACAGTTCGAAACATCCGAAATAATAAAGATTCTGAAACCGATCTAAAATCTGTTTTCGAAAAAGTTAAACACAATCATCCTAACGATTGGTTATTAACTGTTGAAATTGCAGAACTTCTGAAAGATTCAGACGAAAAACAACTTTTACAGGAAGTATTGGTTTACTTAGATCAACTAAAAGAAAGACGTCCTGAAGTGGCACATTTAATTTCTGGGGGATTGGATTTGATTTTTGATAGTTCTTTGCCACAATCCCGATAG
- a CDS encoding DUF4230 domain-containing protein: MQNLIKRIIGVSVIVLVIILAFKYCQFKKEDDSDIQYNTNLIQQQILNVGKLVVTEGHFSEVITYKNQQKYFMDMISFEKKALVVVNANVTVAYDLHKMKYDIDEKNKTITILNIPKEEITINPDIQFYDVEQSKLNPFTGDDYNKINKSVKANLAKKIETSSLKTNAENRLISELSKILIMTNSMGWKLQYNGKTIESETELNQDLKL; this comes from the coding sequence ATGCAAAACTTGATCAAAAGAATTATTGGTGTTAGTGTTATTGTTTTAGTCATTATTTTGGCTTTCAAATATTGCCAATTCAAGAAAGAAGACGATTCTGATATTCAGTATAATACCAATTTAATTCAGCAACAGATACTTAATGTTGGGAAATTGGTGGTCACCGAAGGACATTTTTCAGAAGTCATTACCTATAAAAATCAGCAGAAATATTTCATGGACATGATTTCTTTTGAGAAGAAAGCACTTGTGGTTGTAAATGCAAATGTTACAGTAGCCTACGATCTGCATAAAATGAAATATGATATTGACGAAAAGAATAAAACGATTACGATTTTAAATATTCCAAAAGAAGAAATTACCATCAATCCTGATATTCAGTTTTATGATGTGGAACAAAGTAAACTGAATCCGTTTACGGGAGATGATTACAATAAAATCAATAAATCGGTAAAAGCAAATCTGGCAAAAAAAATAGAAACGTCGTCATTAAAAACAAATGCCGAAAACCGATTAATAAGCGAATTGTCTAAGATTTTAATTATGACTAATTCAATGGGCTGGAAACTGCAATACAATGGAAAAACTATTGAGTCAGAGACTGAGTTGAATCAGGATTTGAAATTATAA
- a CDS encoding BamA/TamA family outer membrane protein: MNKKHNHIKDHFAKYFVLISLFFVLGCSNTKYLPEGDLLYTGGSVEVKDSIIKKKERKALEIELEGLLRPKPNKTFLGLRPKLWFYNIAGTPKKQKGFRYWLKNKVGEEPVLFSKVDLEYNASVLRNFTENRGYFKTRVSADSTVRNKRVTAEYIVVPKKQYIIKSVTFPDDSLKMSKIIARSSRRSLLKVGNPYDLDVIKAERERIDARLKEKGYFYFNPDYILAKVDSSKGDHEVKIRLVIKDETPVKALTAYKINNIFVYPNYSFGNDSAVYRKKNSTKYKDFTIIDTTETFKPRVFDRTIYFKKGDLYNRKDHNLTLNRFVNLGTFSFVKNEFKPSDSIENALDSYYYLTLLPKKFIRVEVIGKTNSASYTGTEVNLNWNNRNFFRGAEMFTASIFGGADFQLGGVNKGKNIYKLGGEVSLTWPRFITPFNIEGNSDFVPRTKATLRYEYQKRTQLYALNSFNSTFGYLWKENIRKEHQLNIVDVTYVSPNHVTEEYLEDIKDDPALGKVIEKQLIFGPTYNYTYTNTMQKRRKNTIYFNGEFDLAGNLTGLVTGADYPNNVKTIFDVPFSQYVKIRSDFRHYLKLGKESELASRLIVGAGFAYGNSNTLPASKQFVVGGTNSIRAFRARTLGPGSYVIPPTTNSNYTPDQSADLKLEFNTEYRAKLFSIVRGALFLDAGNIWLLHADPDKPGAEISKDFMKEIAIGAGAGLRFDLSFFVLRTDLAIPLRNPTLPDGQRWVIDNINLGSSSWRKDNLILNIAIGYPF, from the coding sequence ATGAACAAAAAACATAATCATATAAAAGATCATTTTGCAAAGTATTTTGTGCTGATATCCTTGTTTTTTGTTTTAGGATGCAGTAATACAAAATATCTTCCGGAAGGCGATTTGCTTTATACTGGTGGTTCAGTAGAGGTCAAGGATTCTATCATAAAAAAGAAAGAAAGAAAAGCACTGGAAATTGAACTTGAAGGATTGCTTCGCCCGAAACCCAATAAAACTTTTTTAGGTTTACGTCCAAAACTATGGTTTTATAATATTGCCGGTACACCAAAAAAACAAAAAGGATTCAGATACTGGCTGAAGAATAAAGTGGGAGAAGAACCGGTACTTTTCAGTAAAGTAGATTTAGAATATAATGCATCGGTTTTGCGCAATTTTACCGAAAACAGAGGTTATTTTAAAACTCGGGTAAGTGCCGATTCAACTGTTCGAAACAAAAGGGTAACTGCAGAATATATCGTTGTGCCAAAAAAGCAATATATTATTAAGAGTGTGACTTTTCCTGATGATTCTCTTAAAATGTCAAAAATAATTGCCAGATCAAGCCGAAGAAGTTTACTGAAAGTTGGAAATCCGTATGATTTGGATGTTATAAAAGCAGAAAGAGAACGCATCGATGCGCGATTAAAAGAAAAAGGCTATTTCTATTTTAATCCGGATTATATTTTAGCAAAAGTAGACAGCAGTAAAGGCGATCACGAAGTAAAAATAAGGTTGGTTATAAAAGACGAAACGCCGGTTAAGGCTTTAACTGCTTATAAAATCAACAACATATTTGTGTATCCAAATTATTCTTTCGGAAATGACAGTGCTGTGTATAGAAAAAAAAATAGTACAAAATACAAAGATTTTACTATTATAGATACAACAGAAACCTTTAAACCAAGAGTTTTCGATCGAACGATTTATTTTAAAAAAGGAGATTTATATAATAGAAAAGACCATAATTTAACGCTAAACCGTTTTGTGAATCTTGGGACTTTTAGTTTTGTAAAAAATGAATTTAAGCCTTCTGATAGTATTGAAAATGCATTGGATTCCTATTATTATTTGACACTTTTACCTAAAAAGTTTATAAGAGTTGAGGTTATCGGAAAAACGAATTCGGCAAGTTACACGGGTACAGAAGTCAATTTAAATTGGAATAACAGAAACTTTTTTCGTGGCGCAGAAATGTTTACAGCGTCAATTTTTGGCGGTGCCGATTTTCAGTTAGGCGGTGTCAATAAAGGAAAGAATATTTATAAGCTTGGAGGAGAAGTTAGTTTGACCTGGCCAAGATTTATTACACCTTTTAATATAGAAGGAAACAGTGACTTTGTGCCGAGAACCAAGGCCACTTTAAGATACGAATATCAAAAAAGAACGCAGTTGTATGCACTGAATTCTTTTAATTCTACTTTCGGTTATTTATGGAAAGAAAATATCCGAAAAGAACACCAGTTAAATATTGTAGATGTGACTTATGTGAGTCCGAATCATGTTACCGAAGAATATTTAGAAGATATTAAAGATGATCCGGCATTAGGGAAGGTAATTGAAAAACAATTGATTTTTGGTCCAACTTACAATTATACCTATACCAATACAATGCAGAAACGCCGAAAGAATACCATTTATTTTAATGGTGAATTTGATTTGGCGGGAAATCTTACGGGGTTAGTTACGGGTGCAGACTATCCAAATAATGTAAAAACAATATTTGATGTTCCGTTTAGTCAATATGTAAAAATCAGATCTGATTTCAGACATTATTTAAAATTGGGAAAAGAAAGTGAATTGGCCAGCAGATTGATTGTGGGAGCGGGATTTGCTTATGGAAATTCGAATACACTTCCAGCATCCAAACAGTTTGTGGTAGGAGGAACCAACAGTATCCGAGCTTTCAGAGCAAGAACACTTGGGCCCGGTAGTTATGTAATTCCGCCAACCACAAATTCAAATTATACACCTGATCAGTCCGCTGATCTAAAACTGGAATTCAATACGGAATATCGTGCAAAACTTTTTAGCATTGTTAGAGGGGCCTTATTTTTAGATGCTGGAAACATCTGGCTTTTGCATGCTGATCCGGATAAACCCGGTGCTGAAATTTCAAAAGATTTCATGAAAGAGATTGCCATTGGTGCCGGCGCCGGTTTACGTTTTGATTTATCGTTCTTTGTTTTGAGAACAGATTTAGCTATTCCGCTTAGAAATCCCACGTTGCCAGACGGGCAAAGATGGGTGATTGATAATATAAATTTGGGAAGCAGTTCCTGGAGAAAAGACAATCTGATTTTGAATATCGCTATTGGATATCCGTTTTAG